The DNA segment TGGTCCCATGGCTTATGATCAGGCAGCCTTTGAGATATATCGTCAGGGGACCAATGGTGCCAGGTCCCGGAAGCGTTCAGGAATAGAGCTTCGATCGTCCGTGACGCTGGAGATAATCCTACCAACCTTCCCAAGCACCGACAGGCTGGTGCACCGTTCGCGGCAGGTGGGAGAGGTAAACACAATCTTAGAGGGATCTTGATTGTAGAAGCCCGCTGgttggtgttcttggagCCACCAGTGTGGTAGGATAATATCGCATTCCGAGTCGAGCTTACTGACTTCGAATTGCAATTTGGTGAAGTGGTCTTCCGCGTGCCTGAGCACTACAGTGTCGGAGTAGAGCGCTTGCTTACTgacatctccttctccagtaAAGGATTGAAGATAGAACcctggaggatggtggaaggTCTCAATAGATAAGCGGCTAACCACGTCTTCTGATAGGACGGGAACCGTACTGCCAGGATCCAGGAGGACGCGTACTGGGTATTCCCGAGGGCGCCCATTGATGTCCTTGATAATGCTCATCTGGATGATGGGCCTGGTTCCCACCTTAGGCCGGCGTCTTGGTTGttcatcttcgtcctccttgCTTGGGTGAGGGCGCTTGACTCCCGCAATGGTAACGCCAGTCGGCCGGTTGCATCCTGTCGGCGTGGGCAGGCGGCCTAGTGAAAACCCGTCTCGGTACCGGACATATCGTCGTCGAGTACCTCGAAGACTGGTGTACTCCGATAGCGTCAATTCGTACTTTCTTTGGAGGTGTtatttctttctctttctcctcggccttccgTTTGACCCCAGCTATCTTGGGAGGAGCAGCGGGAGGTCGTTGCCGGAGACATCCTTTCTTGCGAAGCAGGCGAGGGTGTGATGGTTGTTGCGACCACATCGCCAGCAGGCGGAACCGTCCTTCTTATGCCTGTCGACGTTCTCCTGAGAGATCCTTGCTAAGGCTTCCTTGACGGTCGCCCATTTAATATCTTTCGGATCGGGTCTGGCGTTTGGTGCTTGGAGGGTGCCTTGTTGCTTCTTAAGGATGGATTTGACGGTTGTTGGGAGCGActttggtggggagggccCGACTTCGAGCGCTCGAGATCGAAGTGGGCGTGTCTTTTCCCGCCCGGTGACCAACTGAGATGCCAGGGTTGGTGAGCATATTCTCGTAGATGTGGCCAGCTTCCTGGATGGCGTGGAGGAAGTCCTCATCCGTTTCTGGGACGCCGCCTTGTCTTGAGTAGATTAACTTGGTGATCTCATCCGGAAGTGCCTTTGAGACATGACTCTGGAACGTAGTCCCCGACCATTGCACCACCTCGTTGAGGTCGCTAAGCTCGGTCAAGTACTGCGAAATGTCCCCTTGATACTTGAGTTCTTGCATCTTGCGGGCATTGCGGTACCTTTCGGCTGTATCCCGGAAGCGTTCCTTGATAGCGGCTGTATCCCGGAAGCGTTCCTTAATAGCGGCTGTATCCCGGAAGCGTTCCTTGATAGCGGTGGTGTAACTACTCCAGGCGTCTATAAAGCCGAGTCTCTGGACTTGGCTCATTCTCTGTTGGTGCCATACCTGGGCCTTGTCGGTGAGAAGTGATCCAACCCAGTTAATCTTGACCTGGTCGTTGGGAAAACCAGTAGGGTATGAATCCATATACGCTTCCACCTTAAGCCACCAGGAACGGAACTTGGCGAGGTCCCTGCCGTCGTAGGACGGGGGCTTTGTCATGTGTACCGGGTTGACTTGGATCGGTGCTTGAGAAAAGAGACGAATGAGTCGAGTGAGGTCCTCTCGACCCGAGGGACTGGGTGATCGAGGGCGGCTGCGTGTGGCTGGAGGTCCTCTGGGAGGTCCCCTTCCGGCTCCTCCAGCAGATGATCGCCTCTCACGTCGATCGTCATCGGGGTCCTCTGAGTCCGAGTCATCTGGATCCGAGGGTGGTTCTCCGGCGGTAGCGTGGAATCGTCGTGGGGGAAtatttcctcctccgccaccgtTGGGTGTAGGCGTCGCGTGTATAGGTCCGACCCGAGTAGCCTCAAATTGAATGTTGGCTTGGCGGGCCGTTCGGCGTGCTTGAGCATCTTGTAGTGCTTGGTTGGTTAAGTTGTCGCGAACACGCCGAGTTGAGGATGACACCTTTGATGGTATGGCTGTGGATGGGTGCGAGGGTCGCGCCGATGCCCGTTGGCTAACGCTACGCCAGACGGAGTCGACATTGGCATTGGGGTTCTGTTCCATCTGAGCGCGGAACTCCTTGAGGTCTTCTTTCACGAGCTTCTTGATCCGTTCCGTGATAGCTCGTTCGTGTTCGTCTAGAGTAGAGGGTTCGACGAATTCTTTCGCCAGAAGTCCATCGATATCACGGTCACGCTGGAGCGCCCAGTTCTCGACTTGATTGTTGAACTTCTTCTGGCTTGCAACCTCCTTTTCGAGAGTTACCAGGGCGGAGTGGTGGCGGTTGGCAGATTCACGAAGCTGCTCAATAGCCTGTTGACGCTGACGCTCGTCCTGGGTGATGACCGCGATGGCTCCCCAGATCTCGTTTGCAAAGGTGGCACTGGCATTCTCGACTTGTTGCCGGAAGTGCTTGATCTGCTGTTCCGAGACCTGAACCCCAATCTTGATCAGGCCGGCGCACACAGTGTACTGCTCGCGGATATGCTCGTATTGATGCTTAAGGCGTGCGAGTTCCTGGTGATCGATGCGGTCCttgtgttgctgctgagcaagCTGTCGTACACCCTCATAAGCTTCGCTCATGCGGCGATGGAGTTCAATAACCCAGGGTGCCGGGTCGTGAATAGCACCAGGCAAAGGCTGGATATCAGAGGGGTCGCTCATAATGACTTCGAAGTCCTGAGGCGAGTAGAGCGTGAGCTCCATGTGGTCATCGACCTGGACAGGCTCAGCTGAAGGGGAGCGATAGTCCGACATGTTGTAGGTCGAGATGGACGCGTACGTCGGTGACACCGTGATTGGTGATGTCGGAAGAGGAATGTGGGCGGCGTAGCCGGGAATGAAGGGTCGCGGAGTAGGCGACGCGTTGAAGGAGTATTCTCCTGTGGTGAAGTTGgagtcttcgtcgtcgtcaacccaAGGGTTGCAAGGTAGTGGAACGAATCCTTCAACGATATCTGAGGGTGGAGCTGATGACGATGTAGTGGACATCAACAAAAGGAGAGAGCGGGGTAAGTGGTGATAGCGCTATGGTGTTGTATTGTATTGGTTGTCGTCTTTCGATTGTTTGAAGATTAtatgtgacaagggctgtaatatcagggcttggaacttcatggttcaattcaggctaatgatcttcaatggcctcgaagagcgtgatgaggaagaagaaggtctaggaatacagacagatctcagagacgcgtatttatccatcgtcaggtggtccgtgcccagtggcctcaagccgctgccaagttcctcaatatctcaggttgaccaatatcatcttcttaataaccgcgaagcctgtgatcgtctacctcactttgactACTGGTTCACAgcgtgcagttaccccttctttcagtggcatcgacggtgttgttggccgtgttCACGGTGGTTAGTtcgttgacgtgtgacaggcttcaacatcatcttccaAATCTTCGTTCTCCAAGTCTTTATGCGACTTTTTGGGATTGCGACGTAATATAACGGGTAGTAAGTATCCAACGATGATGCAGACCAGATCCCCTTCACCGACGTCCTAATTTCCGAGACCTAGCGTACCATTCTATGTCCTGATCATGCGGCGGTTCTAAATGGATGCATGAACTCGTCGGAAGAGCCCAGTAATGAATAGATATAGAATCGGGATTCTAAGCTCtggttttggaggtggaCTATCGACTGGTTGTCGGAGGTTCAACGCCATTGCTTGCCCAGCCTCGCTGACACAAGAACAGATCACAGCCGTCATCATCTGGAAAACTCAATACTCCCGGACGGCCTGGGATCTTGAATGATGGTGTTCCCAGGTAGGTAGGGCGGGTATCGGGGTTCGTTGGTATACTTCGCTTGGCAGGCCTCACTTGATAGGATCTGACGATCTGGTCAACCCATCATCGCTGCCGCCAGCCTGTGCCTGTAGGTCCACCCAAACGTGGAGAAATAGCCATGGTGCCATAAAGGGCTCTCAAATAATCCAAGAGTCTTCTGAGTATGTCAGAGGCAACTCGCCACAACGGCGGCAGGTCCAAGGGTGTGTTCGAGGATATGCCAAGAGCTGTCCCCAATTCCGCTCAAGTCTGTCGGTGCCCCGCCCTTGGCATTGGACTTCTCCCCACATTTCTCCAATTCTagcaccccaccaccctccaccacggACGTGTAGCTATGGCGAACGATTGCTATGCTGACGATACCTTATTAGCAAACATCCACATCATGCCCGACTTACACAAGTCCCTGGCGTCAGCTCTTTTCGGAGCGGAAGAACGAGTTCCACGGCACTCTAGTGGTCAGTCGCCTTCTCTGGCGGTTCTCACGGCACGCTATTCGCACTGAACAGCCAATGGCTGTGATTCCCGTAACACCAAAGATAAATCTATTCTAGGACCTTGAACGTTGTTGGCCCCGGGAACAACGAGGCTTACCATGCGGCTTTCCCCTTGGTAGTATGAGCTATGGGCGCGGGGGTCCTACCGGCCGTGTCATTCCCGCCGTAGCGAGCACCGGTTCCATGGCATGCTGGCTCCTCCATCAAGTTTAACCGTTCCTATTCCCGCGCGATGATTCTGCCTTGCCCTTCAGGCCTTTCGAAGGAACATGTCGATGCCCTCACTGCGACTGGGAAGGATGAAGATTCCACCTTGCCCCGCAACCAAGAAAAACTTACAAAGCCAACAGTATCACAACATGATCCCCGCCATGATTCTCAGCTATAAATGATGATGTATTCCAGGGCTCTTGAACAAACAGCTCTCTCATCAATCAGAGAGCCAGCATCGGCCATTGCAAACATGCTACTCCATTATCTCGCTCTTCTTCCTGTTGCGTTTGCTGGGAGCCACAAAGCCCCCTCAGCAACCACGCTCAACGGTACCTACATCGGCCGTTACCTCCCTGAGTTTTCTCAGGATCTGTTTCTCGGAATCCCCTTCGCCAGAGCTCCCGTCCTTGGAAATCCCACCCCTTGGGACGAGTCCTGGAGAGGTTCCCGCTCCGCCGAGTACAATGGTGCAATTTGCTATTGCTATGCGCCGCCGGCAGACATGGAAAGGGCAAATGTGACCGAGAAGTCGGACGAATGCCTGAATCTCAACGTCATTCGACCATCTGGCATTGGTAAGAAGAAAAGGCTCCCTGTCGTTGTCTGGCTCTACGGCGGCGGGTTTGTTGACGGTTTCGGCGCCGATATCAACTCGAACATGTCCTACATCGTCCAAGCGAGCGTGGCCCAGCAGATGCCCATCATTGCCGTCACACTGAACTATCGTGTCGGTTTTCTTGGGTTCCCCGGCGGTGCTGAGGTAGCTAAGGAAGGCGTCACCAACTTGGGCTTCAAGGATCAACGGATAGCCCTGCAATGGGTCCATGAAAACATTGCCGCTTTTGGCGGCGATCCGGACAAGGTCACACTCTGGGGTCAATCTGCTGGAAGCCACTCCATCACTCATCAGATCTTGGCCTACGGAGACCAACGTGGCGAGAAGAGGCTTTTTCGGGGAGCCATCATGGTCAGCTCGTCAGTGGGCGTCGGAAactctcaccacccaacacGCTATGACGCTCTTGCCGGCTACAAGGGGATTGTTCGGGCGACAAACTGTACTGGCGCCCAAGACACTCTGGCCTGTCTGCGGAGACTGTCTGGGGACCAGCTGTGGGAAGCAAGTATGACAGTGGCCGACTTGGAAGTCTGGAAGCCGATGGTAGACGGAGACTTTGTGTCCATGCCTCCGACGCTCCAGCTTCTCTCGGGAAAGTTCCGTCGCGATGTGTCTGTCTTGATCGGAACCGGTAGTGATGAAGGCCTGGGCCCCTCCAAATCATTACCTCAAGACCTGGACACGGACGAGGATGTCCACGCGATGCTTAGATTGTTACTCCTTGACGCACGGAATGAGACACTCGACCTCATCATGCGAGCGTACCCTGCGGAAGCCCAGGGTCCGCCCTACGCTTTGCCAATGTCAGAGACAGATCGTCTGTGCGAGGAATTCAGGATTGCTGGGGGCTTACGCTGTGGGAAGCAGTTCCGGAGATTTGCTTCGATGTTTGGTGACTTTTTCGTGATCGCTGGTCGCCGGGCTGTCGCGCAGAAGTTTGCTGAGCTAGGCATGACGGCATATTCGTACCGGTTCGATACGTGGCCGACCTCCTTTCCGATCACCAACTTTACAAACTTTAAGCCTGGGTTTGCTGGTCACTCCACAGATTACTCTTACTTTTTCCGTTTCCCAAGGGAACACGACCTCTACGGCAACAACCCGCCAATTCCGAAGGGCTCTGAGGCGCATCTTCAGCTGTCACAGGGCATTGCTGCCAAGCTCATTGCCTACATCTACACTGGCAACCCCAACGCGGTCTCTGGTATGTTTCTTGCGCGACGATGCGGTTGTAGTGACAACGCACTAACCTTTCTTGTACTACTAGTCCCCGGCTTTCCTGTCTGGCCCAAGTACGACGTCAAGAAGCCGACTAACATGGTATTCAACGCCACCGCGCATCCCGACCGTCTCAACGTTCACATCGAGCCTGATACCTGGCACAAGGAGGGCATGGCAATCTGGCCAAGCCACCCGATCGAGCTGGACTACCGGAAGACTGTCCCTGACAATCTTAGAGACCTGTAAGCCTATACGTGGAAGGCTTGAGCCATGTGGAGGAGCTTAAGCTCTGGACcttgggttgttgctggatgTGAGACATACCAACAGCGCCTCAAAATTCTAAGCGTTGTTTGTAACGCCACATCTCGAGCTTTATCTGGTTTCTAGCAACAAGAGTTTGTATTCCCAGCACGTGGCATAATTTCTACGATAACTCTTCAATTCCATCTTGCTGTGGGTCAATCAACATGTTTATTCGATGACTTTGTCACCTGTATGACCCCCTTAAATAATGACAATGATGTGTTTGCAAGGCTGTCAGAGTCAAAAGACCTACACCTCAGATCTCTGACAGATCGAAGCACACAGTCAAAATGCTCGATTTGCGATTTATTTTTCCGTAGCAGCAACTGACGGTCGTTCCACTCGAAAGATAATCCATCCAGCTTTGGATCTCTACTCTACCTACTTGATCAAGATATTGAGATTCTTGTCAACACTATCCATCCTACCTCCATTCCCATTTTTTGCTGCTAACAATCCGATCTGACTCGGGACAGCCATCAGCGAGCGCGGAGCAACTGGACCTCTGGATGCGCTACACAGCTGGCTCCACGCGGTAAGATGCTTTGATCAACCAAGGCAAACAATGATGGAAAGAGGTTGATTGGCCCATCGTATATATATGTAACACCCATCTCACTCTCATCTGAATATCGAAATGCCCCATGGAAGTCCTCAGACGGGTCCGTCGAACAAGGAGTTTGCTTCACCTGCATTGAACCTGCTACTTTGGAACCGTCAACCCCGTACGTGCCGTCCTCCTTGGCCTGAGAAAGGCGATCTGGGGGGCGTTTTCCACATGCTTTCCCGTCGgcaacccaccaacccctccgcgCTGCGATTAGGCACGAGCTTCAAGGCGGACGCCTGCTGGTACAATTGTAAGACCTCCTAGTGTTGGGAAGACGCCTGAAGATGTCAAATGAAGGTCTCCGATTATGTGATGAAGGCCTCAGCTTATCTAATAAAGGCCTAATTAATAACTTCAAATGCCTCTCCAAAGGTTCAATCGGCCTTCATTGGATAGTTTGATGCCTCTTGACTATCCAGATAAGCCTGTTCAGTATCCAAACAGGCCTAATAAGCTTTCGAATAGGCCTTCAAGCTGCCTGCATAGACCTCGAACGCTCCTTCCACGTCTAGCCACCATCTGTCGAGGCCTAGGGCACACTTTTGACGCCTATTAAAAGACTTTCGACGCGTTCAATTTTCAAAATTTGACCTTTTCTTCAAGTCTTCACAAAAccagatcaccaccaccaccatcgccaaaaCGATGGAGACCTCGGACCGGACGGTGGAGTTCatctccaccgtcaccacaaTGACGGTGATTGCGTTTTGTGCTGTGTTCCTCCGGCTTTTTTCAAAAGCCAAGTACGGAAAGGAGGTGATGCTGGACGACAACCTCATGGTGGTCGCCTGGGTACGCGTTTCCCTCGTTTGCGAACCCTCCCACACTCGCCGCGTGCTAACGGTCAACAACAGCTCCTCACGCTCGGAAGCCTGGCGCTGCTGCTAGCGTCGGTAGCCAACTTTGGCTACACTCTCCACCAACAGGTGGAGGACAAGTTTCCCAAGGGCGCCGCCGCCCTGATCTCGGTGGCCCAGGCCCTGAGCTCTTGCTCAGGGGCTGCGGCCAAAACTTCCGCCgccctgctgctgtggaGGATCACCCCGGTGTTTTGGCAGAGGGCTCTGctcaagaccaccaccgccatcaccatcttgACGACCCTCATCGTcgcggtggtgatgtcggtcaagatcaacgacaacaacatgCAGCAAGAGTGTGTCGACAGGACTACAGCCTGGAACTTTGGGATCTTTTATGCTGGTAAGTTCACTCTGTCTGACGGCGACAAAGCCTGGTAACTAACAATGCTGGGGCTGGGACTAGTATGGGGCGTTATCTCCGACTTTATTTTGTCCCTTTTACCCTGGATCATGGTCTGGAAGCTTCGGATGAAAAAGGCAGAGAAGTACGGTCTCGCCGTCGCGCTGAGCATGGGTTGCGTGTGggtctcttcttctctccccatcccattcTCGCACCGTAACTGACCACCACTACTTTTACTATAGAACAAGCATCCTCGGGATTATGAAACTCTCGTACATCAATTGCGTCTCTGTTCTCGACCTCGATCTCTCTTGTAAGTTCTTTTATTTAGACCGCCTTAAACCTCCACTGACCACCCTCCTGTCCAGACACCTCGATAGACCTCATTACATACCACTTCGTCGAACCGACCGTAATCATCACTGCGGCCTCCATTCCTGCCCTCCGCTTCTTTCTACATAACCAAGTTACCGCCATGCGCCGCTCGTGCCGCGCAAGCGAGCTACTCGATATGACCAACCCAATCACGAATGCTTCACGAGCCAGCCGAAGAAGCTTCCTCCCCCGGCCCCCAGCTCAAgcacatcaacatcatcacccccttgTTGATTCCGAGTCCATGATCTCTTTGTCCGCAATGTTTAGAAGTTTACCCCCCTCCGCGGAAGACCCACCACCTATGCCACCGATTCGGTCTATGCCCGTTGCCCGAGTAGGCGTTGCTGGCGCGAGTTCCAGCGAAGGAAGAAATATGACGACTGttaccaccatcaccggaGGACATAACAACATTAGATCAGCTAGTTCGAATGAACAGCAGCCCAAGGAAGGAGAGATTCTCAGGACGGTGAGAGTTGTTGTTAGCAGCGAAGGAGAGGGCTCTACGTTGACCTCGGAGCCGACGGCCAGCATCAGAGAGAGTTACAGAGAGCCCAGAGAGCCCAGAGAGCCCAGAGAGCGTTCGTGGAATACTTGGCCCAGTGGGCGCAGAGAAAGCGatttggagatgggggatgtGATTAGGGAGAACGAGCGGaagggtgggaagaagaacgAGTAGCATTTGGGACGGCATTTTGCTTGCTAGATGGATGGGAAGATTTGCTATGGCGAGTTTATGCATGTGTACTACCTGGCATATACCTGCTATATGAGCATCAAGAGGTCACAGGTGAGAGCCAGCTCGGCCAATTGAAGACATGGAAATATTTTTGTCTCTTTTTTATTCTCATACAATTTTCCACTGTCCAAATTCCGGCTGTTGAACCTACATCTCACCCGGGGTATCCCTGTTGAACGCCAGTACACTCATACTCTCCGCCTATCAGACAACAATCTAAACAGacaaatcctccccccaaacctccttcGCAATCTCGACCTCCAGCCTCACCTTGGCCCACTGCTCCTCTTCGGTAAGAtcattcccctccaccgtcgAGCTAAACCCACACTGATGACTCAAGCAAAGCTGGTCCAGCCCCTGCGGACAATACCCCGCTGCCTCCTTCAGCCTCCTCTTGATATCCTCCTTGTCATCCAACGCGGCCTTCTTGCTGCTCATGACCCCCAAAACGACAATCTTTCCCTCGGGCAAGAACCTCAACGGCTGGAAATCGCCCGACCTCTGGTCGTCATACTCCAAAAAGTAAACATCCacatccagctccttgaaCAGCGTCTCCGCGACGGGTTCGTAACCCCCCTCGGCGAACCACTGAGACCGAAAGTTACCCCTGCAGAGGTGGATGCCGATAACCATATCCTTTGGCCTGCCCGCAATTGCCCGGTTGATCAACTTTGCGTACTGCTTCGTGAGGGCCTGGGGGTCATCCACACCGTGGCGCTTGGCCGCCTCGGCGCGCATCCCCTCGTCGCAGAGGTACGCGAGGTTGGTATCGTCCAGCTGGACAAACCGACATCCAGCAGCGTAAAGGTCGGCAATTTCAGCCTGGTAGACTTGTACCAAGTCATCAAAAAAGTCcgggtcgaggttggggtaGGCCTCTGTGGAGATCGCCTCGCGACCACCACGGAAATGGAccatggtgggggaggggatgcaGACTTTGGTTGTGATCTTTGTCTTGCCGTCGGATACCTTGGCGACTTCCTTTTCGACAAACTTGTAGTCCTCTACCTGGATGGCGTTTGGGTGGCCTAGCTTGCCCGAGACGACAATCTTGGGGGGTGTCACGCCGTGGGAGGTGAcattggtggaggagagggagccgTGGCGCTCGACGCCGGCGAGGTGTTGGAGAAAGTCGATGTGGAACCAGGCGCGGCGGAACTCGCCGTCGGTGATGGACTGGAGGCCGGATTGGACCTGGGACTTGACCACGGTCGAGATGTGCTCGTCTTCGATGGCGCGGAGGGAGTCGAGCGTGATGGACTGGGTGTCGAGCTTTTCGCGGGCGTCgaggatgggtttggggcgGAGGAAGGAGCCGACGTGGTCGGCGCGGTAGAcgccggcggggaggggcattttgactttttgttttgtggtggtgataccgGGTCCGAGGGGTTGGGAAAAAAATAGGCGTCTTTTACGGATGCGGACAACGAGAGAATGCTGAACGGGATGAACTTGACACACACTACGCACACACGTcagaagatgaggaagaggggggttatATACAACCGTCCCGTAGGTGAGGAGTAGAATGTCATTGTATGGAGAAAAGGACTTGGCGAAACCGAATTGTGGATCTCTAGATATCCATAGTTTGTTGACTCCATCACCTTTGTTACTCCAACAACCTTCCTGTACCGGCATCTACGTCCTCTACCCGCTGTATCCGAATTAGCGATCGAATGGCAGCTCACCCATTATCATCAGCCATGCCCCAAACGGGCCTGGTCTGCCTTCTTATGGTGCGGGGTAGTGGGACTATTCGCTCGTACCTTGCGTTGTGTTGTTTGCCTCCATCAGACGGGAGTTGTACAGCGGAGAAATAGATTCCCCTCACGGTGTGcggtgctgttgaggctgaTTTTGCTGCAGGTGGCGAGGAGAGCAGTCCGGCAGTGCGGGGAGCGTGGTCCGGTTTGCCGAGACGCCTAGGAGAGAGGCGACATGCGCAGGTCCGTGGGATGAAGGCTGGGCGCTTCGGCATATGGAGTTCAGCTGGGGGCGAGGAACACTTGTTCGGAGATCTGCGAGATGGCGATCGAAACAGCGACGATGGGAgcttgggagaggggagaatTTTGAGCAGCGCGCGAATGGTAGCTTTGGGGTGTTGCATCCTACGAACAACGTCCACGATTGGCCAATTGCAAACAGCAAACTCACCTTGATTTTGACCTGAAAACGAACCCCTCGAGACTCTGCCAATTGCCGTGAAGTTTCCAAACAGTCGTCAATGGCAGGTCGTTGTTGGCCGGCATCCGAGATCGCATTCAATGTGGATCTCCAGGACCCCCCCCCTGTTTTCACGTCTTGGCATCAACCTTGCACCGGATGGCATCATGTGAAATTGGACTCCACGCTGTCTTGAATGTCTAATTCGACGTCTCTACCTCTACTCTGAGTAGGTTCATTCTTAGATCCCGCGGGAGCTTCAACACTCCGAATATGtagctacctaggtagtcGGTCTCTAAAAACATTTTTGTCTCGTCCGAGCACGGTTAGCCCAACATCAGGCTCGCTTCACCCTCGGCTCACCTTGAGCTCACCACCGCTCACCCTATACTCGCCATTCTCCAAAATCAATAACTTTACGCGACGCTCTCATGTCACAGTTAGCCCAACGGCAGGTCGCGCAGTATGTGGGGCGCAGGACGTCCCCAGCCATTCATTAggaaagtcaggagacagccaatTGGGGCTggccagaagtgctatggcgccaagacccacgagcactctgcaggatgcaagatgctcggggtgatcgaaggcatagcacgacgagcactttgcaggatgcaatgtgctaggagtgatcggggccaTAGCAGGGTTAGCACTTCAcggtcccaaggtctatatatacggaggaactggctggtgtagatagacagttctgcagtatgcaattcacgcttgtattcacggtatcttgtgtttacattgagacatcttgttgtgcactgtttagctgcaccgaaccaggattattcagaagtgccttcaaccagtatctctttcagaggttctggataggggttcgtcacacttAGCATGCAAAATGCAAATGATATACTTGACTAGAAGGCCGTAGGTGGGGAAGCAGCGTAAGAAAGGCAGCAGGATAGCGGTAATGCAGGAAGGGCTCGTACGAAAGTTCAGTGCTATAGTGTGTGCGGTAAGTCTGGCTATGATACACGTACATGCctggaggctgcagaattaGCTAATTCATTTGTTTTTAATTTAATTTTTGTAGTTTCCGAGTGTTATagttgtgtaattgaggatagcttgttacgccccaagcgtaatacccctgtacaggaaccactgggtggtacctgtcagaaagaaaggtctgttagcggtggccatggtctgttggccgcgaccaaaagcaagcaataaagcacactgagcaaggtacaaggatacttcagaaacatatgtagatagcttcacataaataggggggagcgccgggcgctccccgtgtcgaggaatctgattcctcatgcaagcaattcaagttcatttgtctaaaatctactctcagtagctctttgttagaacaacctgttgttgacagtgaacccatgtctgagacgcttgtcacaaccttcgatcatcctgtcatattcacctctggcgtactgccttgcagtctgtatccattcctggtgcaggttgtaacataGCTGTGGTAGAGTTAGGAGAGTAAACGGCTCGCTTATATACATggctcgcttataatgtacgttatgCAATTTATAAGTGTCTTCTTCTGTTAGAAAAATAGACAAAATCGTCTATGTGCAAAGTTGCAGTTTTAATATAGATAGTAGTTCTAGTGGGTTTAATAACGGGCTACTGGTACGCTAAAGGAGAAAA comes from the Podospora pseudocomata strain CBS 415.72m chromosome 5, whole genome shotgun sequence genome and includes:
- a CDS encoding hypothetical protein (EggNog:ENOG503P0PW; COG:E), which produces MPLPAGVYRADHVGSFLRPKPILDAREKLDTQSITLDSLRAIEDEHISTVVKSQVQSGLQSITDGEFRRAWFHIDFLQHLAGVERHGSLSSTNVTSHGVTPPKIVVSGKLGHPNAIQVEDYKFVEKEVAKVSDGKTKITTKVCIPSPTMVHFRGGREAISTEAYPNLDPDFFDDLVQVYQAEIADLYAAGCRFVQLDDTNLAYLCDEGMRAEAAKRHGVDDPQALTKQYAKLINRAIAGRPKDMVIGIHLCRGNFRSQWFAEGGYEPVAETLFKELDVDVYFLEYDDQRSGDFQPLRFLPEGKIVVLGVMSSKKAALDDKEDIKRRLKEAAGYCPQGLDQLCLSHQCGFSSTVEGNDLTEEEQWAKVRLEVEIAKEVWGEDLSV
- a CDS encoding hypothetical protein (MEROPS:MER0033198; COG:G; EggNog:ENOG503NWXI), with the translated sequence MMMYSRALEQTALSSIREPASAIANMLLHYLALLPVAFAGSHKAPSATTLNGTYIGRYLPEFSQDLFLGIPFARAPVLGNPTPWDESWRGSRSAEYNGAICYCYAPPADMERANVTEKSDECLNLNVIRPSGIGKKKRLPVVVWLYGGGFVDGFGADINSNMSYIVQASVAQQMPIIAVTLNYRVGFLGFPGGAEVAKEGVTNLGFKDQRIALQWVHENIAAFGGDPDKVTLWGQSAGSHSITHQILAYGDQRGEKRLFRGAIMVSSSVGVGNSHHPTRYDALAGYKGIVRATNCTGAQDTLACLRRLSGDQLWEASMTVADLEVWKPMVDGDFVSMPPTLQLLSGKFRRDVSVLIGTGSDEGLGPSKSLPQDLDTDEDVHAMLRLLLLDARNETLDLIMRAYPAEAQGPPYALPMSETDRLCEEFRIAGGLRCGKQFRRFASMFGDFFVIAGRRAVAQKFAELGMTAYSYRFDTWPTSFPITNFTNFKPGFAGHSTDYSYFFRFPREHDLYGNNPPIPKGSEAHLQLSQGIAAKLIAYIYTGNPNAVSVPGFPVWPKYDVKKPTNMVFNATAHPDRLNVHIEPDTWHKEGMAIWPSHPIELDYRKTVPDNLRDL
- a CDS encoding hypothetical protein (EggNog:ENOG503P3TC) encodes the protein METSDRTVEFISTVTTMTVIAFCAVFLRLFSKAKYGKEVMLDDNLMVVAWLLTLGSLALLLASVANFGYTLHQQVEDKFPKGAAALISVAQALSSCSGAAAKTSAALLLWRITPVFWQRALLKTTTAITILTTLIVAVVMSVKINDNNMQQECVDRTTAWNFGIFYAVWGVISDFILSLLPWIMVWKLRMKKAEKYGLAVALSMGCVTSILGIMKLSYINCVSVLDLDLSYTSIDLITYHFVEPTVIITAASIPALRFFLHNQVTAMRRSCRASELLDMTNPITNASRASRRSFLPRPPAQAHQHHHPLVDSESMISLSAMFRSLPPSAEDPPPMPPIRSMPVARVGVAGASSSEGRNMTTVTTITGGHNNIRSASSNEQQPKEGEILRTVRVVVSSEGEGSTLTSEPTASIRESYREPREPREPRERSWNTWPSGRRESDLEMGDVIRENERKGGKKNE